Proteins encoded by one window of Gammaproteobacteria bacterium:
- a CDS encoding DUF3473 domain-containing protein, whose translation MSTPTIITPIANAMTVDVEDYFQVSAFEGTIDRSQWDNIPCRVEGNMDRILGLFADKGVKATFFTLGWVAERYPEMVRRIVSDGHELASHGFTHTRVTQQSQKVFRADIEKTKQLLEDIGGVEVKGYRAPSYSIGADNLWALDELSEAGYHYSSSIYPVKHDLYGMPEASRFAFRPRGEQGILEIPITTVRFGEKNLPCGGGGFFRLYPYAVSRWALRRVNRDEGQSGMFYFHPWEIDPDQPRQTGISLKTRIRHYLNLGRMEQRLKALLHDFEWDRMDRIFLDGNTKNTHPGDRV comes from the coding sequence GGTGGACGTGGAAGACTATTTCCAGGTCTCCGCTTTTGAGGGCACGATCGATCGCTCCCAGTGGGATAACATCCCCTGTCGCGTTGAGGGCAACATGGATCGCATCCTCGGCTTGTTTGCGGACAAGGGCGTCAAGGCGACATTTTTTACCCTGGGCTGGGTGGCCGAACGCTATCCGGAGATGGTGAGGCGCATCGTCAGTGACGGGCATGAGCTGGCCAGCCATGGTTTTACCCATACTCGCGTCACCCAGCAAAGCCAGAAAGTCTTTCGCGCCGACATCGAAAAAACCAAGCAACTGCTGGAGGATATCGGCGGTGTAGAAGTGAAGGGCTATCGCGCGCCCAGTTATTCCATCGGCGCCGATAACCTGTGGGCACTGGATGAACTGTCGGAGGCGGGCTATCACTATAGCTCCAGCATTTATCCAGTGAAGCATGACCTCTACGGCATGCCGGAGGCATCGCGGTTTGCCTTTCGGCCACGCGGCGAACAGGGCATCCTGGAGATCCCCATTACCACGGTGCGCTTTGGCGAAAAAAACCTGCCCTGTGGCGGCGGCGGATTTTTTCGCCTCTATCCCTACGCCGTGTCCCGCTGGGCGCTACGGCGCGTCAACCGGGATGAAGGTCAGTCGGGCATGTTCTATTTTCACCCCTGGGAGATTGACCCCGATCAGCCCCGGCAGACCGGCATCAGCCTGAAAACACGTATTCGACATTATCTTAACCTTGGACGTATGGAGCAAAGATTGAAAGCCTTGTTGCACGATTTTGAATGGGATCGCATGGACCGTATTTTTCTGGACGGCAACACCAAAAACACCCATCCGGGTGACCGGGTATGA